AGGTCTCACTGAGCCTCTCTGAGGGATGGAGGCTGTCAGAGATAGCCGAGGCTCCAGGCAGGATGGACGTTCCCTGACAGCCTGAGCTTCTTGCAGGGATGGCGGGTGTCTGCTGCTGCGCCATCCTTGCAAGGCTTGAGgctctcccagggatggagaagcttcctgggagctgcctccTCATGGGATGGGGGctcctgaaggagctgggcgagccacagcagggcaggtggccTCGCTTCACCAGCTCCTCCAGTTCTTCCCACAAGGCCTGCCACATCCCATCGTAGAGCGGCACAGATGTCCCATTGCGAGCCCAGAGCAAGCTCAtcagttcctgcagctgttgGGCCACTGCCACGCAGGGGCCGCAGCTGCAGGAGCCGTCCAGGGGGCTGGCGGGAGCACCTGGCCGCTGGCGAGGGGTCGGCCGAGGCCTGGAGGGCCTGGGAGCCGCAGGGGCTCCTCGGTTCCTCCGTGAGCCTCTGGGCCGGACCCCGGGGCGCTTGCGCCTCTTTGGTGTCCTTGTCTGCCGCCTCCGTGGTTGCCAGCGGCCAAGGGCCCACCAGACAGCCACAgcggccagcagcaggacaagcgCGGTCATGAGGACGCCACCGTCACACATGGCTCCGGCACGTCCCATCGCGACTGCACTGGCAGCCGCGGGGGCTGGCCCGGCTTATATAGGCATGGTGATGtcacagagctgtggcaggacaGCCCTGTGCCGTCAGAGCCCCGCCTCACGCCTCACTCGGCCCCTTTGTGCCGTCACGGCCCCGCCTCACCCCGCCCAGGCTGACGCTGGCCTGTCCTTCCATCACTTCCCAGTAGTGCCAAGGACGACCCTCTCCaccattttcctgctgtcaaGATTAGATTGAAGGGATGGAGTTTCCTGGGAAGTCCCAAGCCTTTCCTGTCGAGTCAGATACAGCTGGAGAACACTGCCCCAGCGTAGACCTCCTTTTGGGCTTTCAGGACCTTGGCTAGATGATTTAAGGGCTTCCCACTGGGACATATTGGGATGAATCCCACCCAACGCCACATCCCATGGATATTGTTCTGGTCCCAGTTGTCCCCAGCAATCCCAAATGGAAGATCACTGTCCCTCACAGCACTGTGCCTCCACCGTTGGACGCCCTTCGGCACCCAGGGAAGCCGTGGTTTGCAAGAGGCTGCGGCCACAGCTTTAATGGGAAACTGAGCGTGGCAGGCAGCTCACTAATCCTTAAAGCCTCACATCGAGTTAGGACTTTGTTGACCAAAAGAGCCTCTCATGCAACGGGACGATCTAGAACGGAGAAGCGGGGAAGGGTTTAACCCCACTGCCTGTTTAACTGCTCCTGAGGGAGGAGACTTGAAGGAATCTCATGACTGCATTTAGGTAATCGATCTCCAGATGCCCAGGAGAGACTCACTTATCCCTCTTGGAATcaatgtttgggatttttctttttctggagcAGTAAATTAGGATGGCGATGGAGGTTTCTGGTTGCGTTCCCAACAGGGCAGCCATTTGGCACAGCCCACGAACACGGCATCGCAGTCCATGTGGCTGTAGGACAGACCCTTGTGTTCCGCTTCTTTCCCTCTGCCgctgcccagtgccaccagctcccCCCTGGCAATGAGCGGGTTCCgggctgagccagggcagcGCGAAGGTGCAGCAGCTCAAGGATCCGCTGCCCGGGCACTTCCCGGGATAGGGCCGCCCTGGGCCTTGGCATGGACAGAGGGTCCCCCTTCTCTGCTCGGTCTgaccctcctgccccagcctcgCTGGGCTCCACTGAGGTTCCTGCCGTGAGGGACGCTCTCCACCCAGATGCTGCCCCTGATTCCTTGCATCCACAGCactgttttccctggattttagCCAGGGCTTCCCCTGTGTAAGGGGCTGGGCTATGCAGGGGAGAGGGTGTGGAGCTTTCCCCAGCCACCGTTAGCGGTTTCAGGCCGCCAAGAGCTCTTGtgtctcccttttccccaccaatatccctctgtcccctccttgcCGACGTTTCCCCTCAGCAGCGCCGAGCCTTTTCCCGCCCTTTTCCCCTCAgcgctggccccgccccctcggCTCTGGGAGCGCCTCCCGCCCGCCCCTCCTCAATTAACGCCCTTAGCTCTTCCCTCATTAATGCCTCACTCATTAACGCCCTGGCGGCCAAGAGCGGAGCTCTGGAGGAGCTCTGTGGAACACCCTGGCTGCGTGGGGCAGGGCCGAGATGCCTGCTCTTGCCCCCGCTTTCAggccagggatccagggcaccGTCATCCCGGGAAAGATGCTCCGTCCCAGCTCACTTCACCACTTCCTGTCTGTTGTTTATTGCTGCCCAGTGAAGAAAAGTCACATTGTCTTTGTCTGCTTGTCAAACATCATATCCTGCGTCTATCAGTTTATTGTATCGCTCTGGTATCTCACCCCttatatgaggaaaaaaaaaataaataaaaaccccaaaaccaaaaaaaaacaaaaaacccattgtaattttttcagtattctCCGTTATGGAGACAGTCGCgtcctaaagaaaaaatacatctccGTAAGCATCACCCAGCAGTTCCTACTTCAAGAAATTCTACGCTGCCTTCCATGGACGGCTTGTAAAAAGCGTGGGGCTGTGCCTCGAGGAGTAGAATTTTTCTACTTGAGCAAACCTGTCTGAAATTCTTTTGGTTTATTTACGATAGCAGCTGtaagtgatttttcttcttctactacagggagaaaatgaaactgaaaatgtttcctttgcaAAAATGGAAGCTTTGTAACAACGGAcatgctgctcctggggaaaagGTGTCGTGGCCCTTGGAGAAGTGGCAGTCACCGCTGACAGGACCTTAGAAAAGGGATAattttccctcccagctcagcctccaggCCGGGGctgacacacagagctctcacCATCCCCTCAGGGCGGGGTCTTGGCTGGAAGGATCTCAGCTCGGGCCAGGCCTTTGGGTAGAGCCTTGGAGAGCCATTCAGGGTACAAGAGGGTTGGCAGccctgagaaaagaaaacagaaatgaaagagcGTGTgcatttatgaagaaaaactatttacTACCAAACCCTGTGTTGGTAGGTCAGGGCAGTAGACAGAAGGTAGCAGAGATTAGTAGCTGGCACCTGGGTGCATTTCTGTAACTAGAGCGGTTGGTGCACTCTCCATCAGTTGTTTTTAGGGGAGAGGAAGATATTTTTGGGGGGCACAGTGGGCCCAAGGCCATGGGAGCAAGTCCAGGATCTCATCTGCCTTCCCCTGTGAGTGAGCAGGAAAGCTAAGAGACCAAGTCAGGTTTTTTCCTTATCCTGAAGGTGAAGCAGAGAAGGGGAAATTCAGAGCTGACAAAAACATGCCATTTGGGGTGCACAAGTGCAGGGAGACCCCTCCCTTGCTGGTCAGGAGGTGCTATGGGCATCCAGTGATTCTTTGTTACAATAGCCAAGTCTCCAGAAGGGAGCTGGCTAGAAATGCCACTCCTTCCACCCAAAGTCCTAAAGCTCTGGGCTACAGGCTGTAACAAAGGTCTCGAGAATCGCTCCCTTCCAGAACACGAGTCCTCAACGGGAGACAGCAGGGTTCAGGGCTGCTAACACCGGGGGGGGGTTTCCCTTGGAGTCCCCAGGGATGACTTTCTCCGGGGCTCCTTCCTCCGCCGCAGGGCTCTCCTCACGCACGTTCCCCGCCCCAAGACGGGAGGCTGAGCCTGCTGGGGCGTGTCCGTCTGTCCTAGGGTTCCTTTTGGcatctgcccagccctgcacagctcccttgGAGGCTGCTGTCGCCTGAATGGAGACAGAGTGGgctgcattttcctgctgatgatttgaggggaagaaagaggaagagtcCATCAGGGCTCAAGGGAAAAGGACGCTTTGACGCTTCTGCTTGTTCTCACAGCCTTGGCAGCGGAGCAACGTCTCTGTTCCTGCCGCCCACTCGGCGCTGGAATCCACAGACGGGCCCATGTTTCACTTCAGGGGACCCCAAGCAAGCGGCCAGATCGGTTTGAAAGGGCAGCTGTTGTTCCGCTGTTGCCCTTCTGGCCTTGTTAAAGCCCCTCCTACGTGCACTACAGCCTGAGCTTGAAGACACAAAAAACCACCTAGGTGGAGGAGAGGCATGGAAGCTTgacaaagggaagggaagactCTGATTGCCCCTTTCCCAAGAGGTTTCTCCAGCAGAAGTTGCTAACAAGGACCAGACTGGAGAGCCCGCAACGGGTCggtggttgttttatttttccgGCCCTCAGTCCTGCGTGGGACTCGGTagctgggggctgcagaggcGCCAGCAAGGCATCAAAGGCAGCCGGCCCACACCCAAGGGTGGCGGAAGATCTGGTCCAGCTGCGGCCGGTCGGCGGCGGGGTGCTGGGCCAAACACCAGCGGATCAGGTGTCGGCACTCTGGGGAGAGAAGGCAGAAAGCGGCGGTCACCGGCAGAAGGCTCCTGCCCGGCTGCTCCCGGCGCCTGCAGAACCCGGGCCAGGCTGCGCGCgctcagagctgccctttgCGGCACAGCGGCACGGCAGGACACGGCCACCTCCTTCAGCCAAGCGTGCCACACCCAGCCCGTCACGGGCCACCTCCCGCAGCCGGCCCTTGAGGGCGCATCCACGTCCCGCCGAGCTGCTGCGTGAGGGCCCGGCTGGGCTGCGTGCTGCCATCTGCCAAAGGCCGCCTTCTTGAGGCCGGCTACCAACCTGGAGAGACCTGCGGCCTGAAGATAAGCTCCCCCAGCAGGATCTCACGGTCGTCCTCGAAGGGGAGGCACCCGCAGACCATGACATagagcagcacccccagggaccAGATGGTCGCCGCATGGCCGTGGTAGCGGCCCTGGCAGATCCACTCGGGTGGGCAGTACGTGCGTGTTCCTAGGGGAGACAGGCGGCGCTGTCCGGGCGcaggctgctgccttgcagagcctgGACGGACACAACTTCCCCCCCAAGGCCACCCTGCATCGCCCAGAGAATTGGCCGAAGGCAGGAAACCGCTCGGCAAGGCAGAGAAGGCCAGCGGAGCAGCCCAAGCCCTACAGCCCTGCCGAGCTGAGGGGTGGGGCCTGGCTTTTGCAGCCCCCCTGTGTCAGCAGAGCCTGCGGCCGGCTCCTGGGGCACGGCACctgccccgcgccgcgccgcgggGCAGCCGGCAGCCGGCTGAATGCCGCGCCCCACTGCCCCGGAGGGAACGGGGCCATGCAGTGCCTGGCGCTGGGAGCAGGGCCCGGGCCGCGGGCTCACCGGCAAATTGAGTGAAGGCCCGCTCCTGGAGGAAGGTGCCGCAACCGAAGTCGATGAGCTTCAGGTCGCCACTCTCCGGGTCCACGAGGAGGTTCTCTGGCTTGATGTCCCGGTGCAGGACGCCGCAGGCGGTGCAGTGccgcacggcctccagcacctggcagaAAAGCCAGCGCGCCGCCTCCTCGCTCAggaactcctgctgctgcaggagctgcaggagatcCTGCGATCGCTCCGGgcgctccagcaccagcacgaAGCTGTCAGGCAGCTCGAACCAGTCCAGGAGCTGGATGATGCTGCGGCAGCCAGAGCCCACCTTCTCCATCAGCACGATCTCCATTGGAACACGGCTGCCGTCGGGCTGTGAGGAAAAGACAATGCCTCCAGCAGGCCAGCTGGAGCTACCCTGTGCCTCCGCTGCCCCCTGCCCGCCACGACCCGCTCTGGCCCGCAGGCCCCGCTCACTCACCCGCTCGTCCCACTGCAGGACGCTCTCCCGGGCCACGTGCTTGATGGCCACCTGCAAGCCATCGACAGAGGGGGGCTGAGCTCGAGCCCTGCCCCGCTCCGGCCCTGGCCCTCCGGCCGCGCCCGGCCCTGCCGGCCACTTACCGGGCTCCCGTCCGAGAGGCGGGTCCCCGAGAAAACGGTGCCGAAGCCACCGCTCCCCAGCTGCGGGCCCAGCAggtacagctcctgcagctccttctttTGCCCTGCGGCCGAGAGCGAGCCATCAGCCCTGCGCCCAGGGCCCCCCGTGCCCGCCAGCCAAGCGGGCCGGGGCACCGCGGGCCACCTTGCCCtcacctgcttcctgctgcGCGCCGGGCAGCGGCCCCCGCCCTGCAGCCGTCGGGCCGGTGAGCGGCAGGGCTGGGCCGGGGCAGCACGCACAGGCGGCTGCAGGAGCCGCGGGGCAGCGGGGCGCGGCGGCACCGTCGCTGGCCCCGGCGTCCTGGGCCGGACTCTGCTTCTGGACGGCCGGGGCTGCAGCCCGAGGTGTCGCACAGGGGggtcccaggagcagctgcaaacCACACAGGGGATTTTTGAAGCCGTGCCCTCAGAGGCGCTGAGAACAGCCAGGGACTAGGCTGTGCTCAGAGACCCTGGCCCGGCCCAGGAATGCCCCCCAAGGGCCCCAGGGGAGCCGCAGGCAGCTCCTCAGAAGATCTCACCTTCTGTTAGGGCCTTCCCGGTAGTCGGTGGCTGTGTCAGAGCAGCTTCCAGGAGATGGAGGTCTCCGGGTCTCTGGAGGATCGCCTCCTCCACCAGGCACGGGCTGTTGCCCGCCGGCACAGCGTCCTGGGAGCCGTGGGCCGGCAACTGCCGGCTGCAGGACACTTGCTGCTCCGCCACTGCTCCTGAGATGGCTCCCCTGCATCGGGCTGGGCTCCCACCTGGACTCGCGGGCTTTCCCTGGCCACGTCAGCGCTCAGGGTTGCGCCCGTGTTGTTGACGTCGACGGGTCCAGGGGAGCTGGGAGACCTGTCCACGGGCTCTGCACCTTCTGCCCGCTGACAGGTCTCACTGAGCCTCTCTGAGGGATGGAGGCTGTCAGAGATAGCCGAGGCTCCAGGCAGGATGGACGTTCCCTGACAGCCTGCCTGAGCTTCTTGCAGGGATGGCGGGTGTCTGCTGCTGCGCCATCCTTGCAAGGCTTGAGgctctcccagggatggagaagcttcctgggagctgcctccTCAGGGGATGGGGGctcctgaaggagctgggcgagccacagcagggcaggtggccTCGCTTCACCAGCTCCTCCAGTTCTTCCCACAAGGCCTGCCACATCCCATCGTAGAGCGGCACAGATGTCCCATTGCGAGCCCAGAGCAAGCTCAtcagttcctgcagctgttgGGCCACTGCCACGCAGGGGCCGCAGCTGCAGGAGCCGTCCAGGGGGCTGGCGGGAGCACCTGGCCGCTGGCGAGGGGTCGGCCGAGGCCTGGAGGGCCTGGGAGCCGCAGGGGCTCCTCGGTTCCTCCGTGAGCCTCTGGGCCGGACCCCGGGGCGCTTGCGCCTCTTTGGTGTCCTTGTCTGCCGCCTCCGTGGTTGCCAGCGGCCAAGGGCCCACCAGACAGCCACAgcggccagcagcaggacaagcgCGGTCATGAGGACGCCACCGTCACACATGGCTCCGGCACGTCCCATCGCGACTGCACTGGCAGCCGCGGGGGCTGGCCCGGCTTATATAGGCATGGTGATGtcacagagctgtggcaggacaGCCCTGTGCGTCAGAGCCCCGCCTCACGCCTCACTCGGCCCCTTTGTGCCGTCACGGCCCCGCCTCACCCCGCCCAGGCTGACGCTGGCCTGTCCTTCCATCACTTCCCAGTAGTGCCAAGGACGACCTCTCCaccattttcctgctgtcaaGATTAGATTGAAGGGATGGAGTTTCCTGGGAAGTCCCAAGCCTTTCCGTCGAGTCAGATAGAGAACATTGGAGAACACTGCCCCAGCGTAGACCTCCTTTNNNNNNNNNNNNNNNNNNNNNNNNNNNNNNNNNNNNNNNNNNNNNNNNNNNNNNNNNNNNNNNNNNNNNNNNNNNNNNNNNNNNNNNNNNNNNNNNNNNNNNNNNNNNNNNNNNNNNNNNNNNNNNNNNNNNNNNNNNNNNNNNNNNNNNNNNNNNNNNNNNNNNNNNNNNNNNNNNNNNNNNNNNNNNNNNNNNNNNNNAAAAGGCTCGGCGCTGCTGAGGGGAAACGGCGgcaaggaggggacagagggataTTGGTGGGGAAAAAGGGAGACACAAGAGCTCTTGGCGGCCTGAAACCGCTAACGGTGGCTGGGAAAGCTCCCACACCCTCTCCCCTGCATAGCCCAGCCCCTTACACAGGGGAAGCCCTGGctaaaatccagggaaaacagtGCTGTGGATGCAAGGAATCAGGGGCAGCATCTGGGTGGAGAGCGTCCCTCACGGCAGGAACCTCAGTGGAGCCCAGcgagctggggcaggagggtcAGACCGAGCAGAGAAGGGGGACCCTCTGTCCATGCCAAGGCCCAGGGCGGCCCTATCCCGGGAAGTGCCCGGGCAGCGGATCCTTGAGCTGCTGCACCTTCGCGCTGCCCTGGCTCAGCCGGAACCCGCTCATTGCCAGGgggagctggtggcactgggcagcGGCAGAGGGAAAGAGCGGAACACAAGGGTCTGTCCTACAGCCACATGGACTGCGATGCCGTGTTCGTGGGCTGTGCCAAATGGCTGCCCTGTTGGGAACGCAACCAGAAACCGCCATCGCCATCCTAATTTACTGctccagaaaaaagaaaaatcccaaacattgATTCCAAGAGGGATAAGTGAGTCTCTCCTGGGCATCTGGAGATCGATTACCTAAATGCAGTCATGAGATTCCTTCAAGTCTCCTCCCTCAGGAGCAGTTAAACAGGCAGTGGGGTTAAACCCTTCCCCGCTTCTCCGTTCTAGATCGTCCCGTTGCATGAGAGGCTCTTTTGGTCAACAAAGTCCTAACTCGATGTGAGGCTTTAAGGATTAGTGAGCTGCCTGCCACGCTCAGTTTCCATTAAAGCTGTGGCCGCAGCCTCTTGCAAACCACGGCTTCCCTGGGTGCCGAAGGGCGTCCAACGGTGGAGGCACAGTGCTGTGAGGGACAGTGATCTTCCATTTGGGATTGCTGGGACAACTGGACCAGAACAATATCCATGGGATGTGGCGTTGGGTGGGATTCATCCCAATATGTCCCAGTGGGAAGCCCTTAAATCATCTAGCCAAGGTCCTGAAAGCCCAAAAGGAGGTCTACGCTGGGGCAGTGTTCTCAATGTTCTCTATCTGACTCGACAGGAAAGGCTTGGGACTTCCCAGGAAACTCCATCCCTTCAATCTAAtctgacagcaggaaaatggtGGAGAGGGTCGTCCTGGCACTACTGGGAAGTGATGGAAGGACAGGCCAGCGTCAGCCTGGGCGGGGTGAGGCGGGGCCGTGACGGCACAAAGGGGCCGAGTGAGGCGTGAGGCGGGGCTCTGACGCACAGGGCtgtcctgccacagctctgtgaCATCACCATGCCTCTATATAAGCCGGGCCAGCCCCCGCGGCTGCCAGTGCAGTCGCGATGGGACGTGCCGGAGCCATGTGTGACGGTGGCGTCCTCATGACCGcgcttgtcctgctgctggccgcTGTGGCTGTCTGGTGGGCCCTTGGCCGCTGGCAACCACGGAGGCGGCAGACAAGGACACCAAGAGGCGCAAGCGCCCCGGGGTCCGGCCCAGAGGCTCACGGAGGAACCGAGGAGCCCCTGCGGCTCCCAGGCCCTCCAGGCCTCGGCCGACCCCTCGCCAGCGGCCAGGTGCTCCCGCCAGCCCCCTGGACGGCTCCTGCAGCTGCGGCCCTGCGTGGCAGTGGCCcaacagctgcaggaactgaTGAGCTTGCTCTGGGCTCGCAATGGGACATCTGTGCCGCTCTACGATGGGATGTGGCAGGCCTTGTGGGAAGAACTGGAGGAGCTGGTGAAGCGAggccacctgccctgctgtggctcgcccagctccttcaggagCCCCCATCCCATGAggaggcagctcccaggaagcttctccatccctgggagagcCTCAAGCCTTGCAAGGATGGCGCAGCAGCAGACACCCGCCATCCCTGCAAGAAGCTCAGGCTGTCAGGGAACGTCCATCCTGCCTGGAGCCTCGGCTATCTCTGACAGCCTCCATCCCTCAGAGAGGCTCAGTGAGACCTGTCAGCGGGCAGAAGGTGCAGAGCCCGTGGACAGGTCTCCCAGCTCCCCTGGACCCGTCGACGTCAACAACACGGGCGCAACCCTGAGCGCTGACGTGGCCAGGGAAAGCCCGCGAGTCCAGGTGGGAGCCCAGCCCGATGCAGGGGAGCCATCTCAGGAGCAGGTGGCGGAGCAGCAAGTGTCCTGCAGCCGGCAGTTGCCGGCCCACGGCTCCCAGGACGCTGTGCCGGCGGGCAACAGCCCGTGCCTGGTGGAGGAGGCGATCCTCCAGAGACCCGGAGACCTCCATCTCCTGGAAGCTGCTCTGACACAGCCACCGACTACCGGGAAGGCCCTAACAGAAGGTGAGATCTTCTGAGGAGCTGCCTGCGGCTCCCCTGGGGCCCTTGGGGGGCATTCCTGGGCCGGGCCAGGGTCTCTGAGCACAGCCTAGTCCCTGGCTGTTCTCAGCGCCTCTGAGGGCACGGCTTCAAAAATCCCCTGTGTGgtttgcagctgctcctgggaccCCCCTGTGCGACACCTCGGGCTGCAGCCCCGGCCGTCCAGAAGAGCAGAGTCCGGCCCAGGACGCCGGGGCCAGCGACGGTGCCGCCGCGCCCCGCTGCCCCGCGGCTCCTGCAGCCGCCTGTGCGTGCTGCCCCGGCCCAGCCCTGCCGCTCACCGGCCCGACGGCTGCAGGGCGGGGGCCGCTGCCCGGCGCgcagcaggaagcaggtgaGGGCAAGGTGGCCCGCGGTGCCCCGGCCCGCTTGGCTGGCGGGCACGGGGGGCCCTGGGCGCAGGGCTGATGGCTCGCTCTCGGCCGCAGGGCAaaagaaggagctgcaggagctgtaccTGCTGGGCCCGCAGCTGGGGAGCGGTGGCTTCGGCACCGTTTTCTCGGGGACCCGCCTCTCGGACGGGAGCCCGGTAAGTGGCCGGCAGGGCCGGGCGCGGCCGGAGGGCCAGGGCCGGAGCGGGGCAGGGCTCGAGCTCAGCCCCCCTCTGTCGATGGCTTGCAGGTGGCCATCAAGCACGTGGCCCGGGAGAGCGTCCTGCAGTGGGACGAGCGGGTGAGTGAGCGGGGCCTGCGGGCCAGAGCGGGTCGTGGCGGGCAGGGGGCAGCGGAGGCACAGGGTAGCTCCAGCTGGCCTGCTGGAGGCATTGTCTTTTCCTCACAGCCCGACGGCAGCCGTGTTCCAATGGAGATCGTGCTGATGGAGAAGGTGGGCTCTGGCTGCCGCAGCATCATCCAGCTCCTGGACTGGTTCGAGCTGCCTGACAGCTtcgtgctggtgctggagcgcCCGGAGCGATCGCAGgatctcctgcagctcctgcagcagcaggagttccTGAGCGAGGAGGCGGCGCGCTGGCTTTtctgccaggtgctggaggccgtgcggCACTGCACCGCCTGCGGCGTCCTGCACCGGGACATCAAGCCAGAGAACCTCCTCGTGGACCCGGAGAGTGGCGACCTGAAGCTCATCGACTTCGGTTGCGGCACCTTCCTCCAGGAGCGGGCCTTCACTCAATTTGCCGGTGAGCCCGCGGCCCGGGCCCTGCTCCCAGCGCCAGGCACTGCATGGCCCCGTTCCCTCCGGGGCAGTGGGGCGCGGCATTCAGCCGGCTGCCGGCTGCcccgcggcgcggcgcggggcagGTGCCGTGCCCCAGGAGCCGGCCGCAGGCTCTGCTGACACAGGGGGGCTGCAAAAGCCAGGCCCCACCCCTCAGCTCGGCAGGGCTGTAGGGCTTGGGCTGCTCCGCTGGCCTGCTCTGCCTTGCCGAGCGGTTTCCTGCCTTCGGCCAATTCTCTGGGCGATGCAGGGTGGCCTTGGGGGGGAAGTTGTGTCCGTCcaggctctgcaaggcagcagcctgCGCCCGGACAGCGCCGCCTGTCTCCCCTAGGAACACGCACGTACTGCCCACCCGAGTGGATCTGCCAGGGCCGCTACCACGGCCATGCGGCGACCATCTggtccctgggggtgctgctctATGTCATGGTCTGCGGGTGCCTCCCCTTCGAGGACGACCGTGAGATCCTGCTGGGGGAGCTTATCTTCAGGCCGCAGGTCTCTCCAGGTTGGTAGCCGGCCTCAAGAAGGCGGCCTTTGGCAGATGGCAGCACGCAGCCCAGCCGGGCCCTCACGCAGCAGCTCGGCGGGACGTGGATGCGCCCTCAAGGGCCGGCTGCGGGAGGTGGCCCGTGACGGGCTGGGTGTGGCACGCTTGGCTGAAGGAGGTGGCCGTGTCCTGCCGTGCCGCTGTGCCGcaaagggcagctctgagcGCGCGCAGCCTGGCCCGGGTTCTGCAGGCGCCGGGAGCAGCCGGGCAGGAGCCTTCTGCCGGTGACCGCCGCTTTCTGCCTTCTCTCCCCAGAGTGCCGACACCTGATCCGCTGGTGTTTGGCCCAGCACCCCGCCGACCGGCCGCAGCTGGACCAGATCTTCCGCCACCCTTGGGTGTGGGCCGGCTGCCTTTGATGCCTTGCTGGCgcctctgcagcccccagctACCGAGTCCCACGCAGGACTGAGGGCcggaaaaataaaacaaccaccGACCCGTTGCGGGCTCTCCAGTCTGGTCCTTGTTAGCAACTTCTGCTGGAGAAACCTCTTGGCAAAAGGGGCAATCAGagtcttcccttccctttgtcAAGCTTCCATGCCTCTCCTCCACCTAGGTGGTTTTTTGTGTCTTCAAGCTCAGGCTGTAGTGCACGTAGGAGGGGCTTTAACAAGGCCAGAAGGGCAACAGCGGAACAACAGCTGCCCTTTCAAACCGATCTGGCCGCTTGCTTGGGGTCCCCTGAAGTGAAACATGGGCCCGTCTGTGGATTCCAGCGCCGAGTGGGCGGCAGGAACAGAGACGTTGCTCCGCTGCCAAGGCTGTGAGAACAAGCAGAAGCGTCAAAGCGTCCTTTTCCCTTGAGCCCTGATGgactcttcctctttcttcccctcaaatcatcagcaggaaaatgcagcCCACTCTGTCTCCATTCAGGCGACAGCAGCCTCcaagggagctgtgcagggctgggcagatgCCAAAAGGAACCCTAGGACAGACGGACACGCCCCAGCAGGCTCAGCCTCCCGTCTTGGGGCGGGGAACGTGCGTGAGGAGAGCCCTGCGGCGGAGGAAGGAGCCCCGGAGAAAGTCATCCCTGGGGACTCCAAGGGAAACCCCCCCCCCGGTGTTAGCAGCCCTGAACCCTGCTGTCTCCCGTTGAGGACTCGTGTTCTGGAAGGGAGCGATTCTCGAGACCTTTGTTACAGCCTGTAGCCCAGAGCTTTAGGACTTTGGGTGGAAGGAGTGGCATTTCTAGCCAGCTCCCTTCTGGAGACTTGGCTATTGTAACAAAGAATCACTGGATGCCCATAGCACCTCCTGACCAGCAAGGGAGGGGTCTCCCTGCACTTGTGCACCCCAAATGGCATGTTTTTGTCAGCTCTGAATTTCCCCTTCTCTGCTTCACCTTCAGGATAAGGAAAAAACCTGACTTGGTCTCTTAGCTTTCCTGCTCACTCACAGGGGAAGGCAGATGAGATCCTGGACTTGCTCCCATGGCCTTGGGCCCACTGTGCCCCCCAAAAATATCTTCCTCTCCCCTAA
Above is a genomic segment from Vidua chalybeata isolate OUT-0048 chromosome 20, bVidCha1 merged haplotype, whole genome shotgun sequence containing:
- the LOC128798298 gene encoding serine/threonine-protein kinase pim-1-like, whose translation is RVRPRTPGPATVPPRPAAPRLLQPPVRAAPAQPCRSPARRLQGGGRCPARSRKQVRARWPAVPRPAWLAGTGGPGRRADGSLSAAGQKKELQELYLLGPQLGSGGFGTVFSGTRLSDGSPVAIKHVARESVLQWDERPDGSRVPMEIVLMEKVGSGCRSIIQLLDWFELPDSFVLVLERPERSQDLLQLLQQQEFLSEEAARWLFCQVLEAVRHCTACGVLHRDIKPENLLVDPESGDLKLIDFGCGTFLQERAFTQFAGTRTYCPPEWICQGRYHGHAATIWSLGVLLYVMVCGCLPFEDDREILLGELIFRPQVSPECRHLIRWCLAQHPAADRPQLDQIFRHPWVWAGCL
- the LOC128798337 gene encoding serine/threonine-protein kinase pim-2-like isoform X1, yielding MSLLWARNGTSVPLYDGMWQALWEELEELVKRGHLPCCGSPSSFRSPHPMRRQLPGSFSIPGRASSLARMAQQQTPAIPARSSGCQGTSILPGASAISDSLHPSERLSETCQRAEGAEPVDRSPSSPGPVDVNNTGATLSADVARESPRVQVGAQPDAGEPSQEQVAEQQVSCSRQLPAHGSQDAVPAGNSPCLVEEAILQRPGDLHLLEAALTQPPTTGKALTEAAPGTPLCDTSGCSPGRPEEQSPAQDAGASDGAAAPRCPAAPAAACACCPGPALPLTGPTAAGRGPLPGAQQEAGQKKELQELYLLGPQLGSGGFGTVFSGTRLSDGSPVAIKHVARESVLQWDERVSERGLRARAGRGGQGAAEAQGSSSWPAGGIVFSSQPDGSRVPMEIVLMEKVGSGCRSIIQLLDWFELPDSFVLVLERPERSQDLLQLLQQQEFLSEEAARWLFCQVLEAVRHCTACGVLHRDIKPENLLVDPESGDLKLIDFGCGTFLQERAFTQFAGTRTYCPPEWICQGRYHGHAATIWSLGVLLYVMVCGCLPFEDDREILLGELIFRPQVSPECRHLIRWCLAQHPADRPQLDQIFRHPWVWAGCL
- the LOC128798337 gene encoding serine/threonine-protein kinase pim-3-like isoform X2; its protein translation is MSLLWARNGTSVPLYDGMWQALWEELEELVKRGHLPCCGSPSSFRSPHPMRRQLPGSFSIPGRASSLARMAQQQTPAIPARSSGCQGTSILPGASAISDSLHPSERLSETCQRAEGAEPVDRSPSSPGPVDVNNTGATLSADVARESPRVQVGAQPDAGEPSQEQVAEQQVSCSRQLPAHGSQDAVPAGNSPCLVEEAILQRPGDLHLLEAALTQPPTTGKALTEAAPGTPLCDTSGCSPGRPEEQSPAQDAGASDGAAAPRCPAAPAAACACCPGPALPLTGPTAAGRGPLPGAQQEAGQKKELQELYLLGPQLGSGGFGTVFSGTRLSDGSPVAIKHVARESVLQWDERPDGSRVPMEIVLMEKVGSGCRSIIQLLDWFELPDSFVLVLERPERSQDLLQLLQQQEFLSEEAARWLFCQVLEAVRHCTACGVLHRDIKPENLLVDPESGDLKLIDFGCGTFLQERAFTQFAGTRTYCPPEWICQGRYHGHAATIWSLGVLLYVMVCGCLPFEDDREILLGELIFRPQVSPECRHLIRWCLAQHPADRPQLDQIFRHPWVWAGCL